From Coturnix japonica isolate 7356 chromosome 1, Coturnix japonica 2.1, whole genome shotgun sequence, the proteins below share one genomic window:
- the LOC107312630 gene encoding histone H2B 8, with the protein MPEPAKSAPAPKKGSKKAVTKTQKKGDKKRRKTRKESYSIYVYKVLKQVHPDTGISSKAMGIMNSFVNDIFERIAGEASRLAHYNKRSTITSREIQTAVRLLLPGELAKHAVSEGTKAVTKYTSSK; encoded by the coding sequence ATGCCTGAGCCGGCCAAGTCTGCTCCCGCCCCCAAGAAGGGCTCCAAGAAGGCGGTCACCAAGACCCAGAAGAAGGGTGATAAGAAAAGACGAAAGACTAGAAAAGAGAGCTACTCAATCTACGTGTACAAGGTGCTGAAGCAGGTGCACCCCGACACGGGCATCTCGTCCAAGGCCATGGGCATCATGAACTCGTTCGTCAACGACATCTTCGAGCGCATCGCCGGCGAGGCGTCGCGCCTGGCGCACTACAACAAGCGCTCGACCATCACGTCGCGGGAGATCCAGACGGCCGtgcggctgctgctgcccggTGAGCTGGCCAAGCACGCGGTCTCGGAGGGCACCAAGGCGGTCACCAAGTACACCAGCTCCAAGTAG
- the LOC107312577 gene encoding histone H1.10 isoform X1 produces the protein MSETAPAAAPAAPAPGAKAAAKKPKKAAGGAKARKPAGPSVTELITKAVSASKERKGLSLAALKKALAAGGYDVEKNNSRIKLGLKSLVNKGTLVQTKGTGASGSFRLSKKPGEVKEKAPRKKTAAAKPKKPAAKKPAAAAKKPKKAVAVKKSPKRVKKPAAAATKKAGKSPKKVTKAAKPKKAVAAKSPAKAKAVKPKTAKPKAAKPKAAKAKKAAPKKK, from the coding sequence GCCGCCGCCAAGAAGCCGAAGAAGGCGGCGGGCGGCGCCAAAGCCCGCAAGCCCGCGGGCCCCAGCGTCACCGAGCTGATCACCAAGGCCGTGTCCGCCTCCAAGGAGCGCAAGGGGCTCTCCCTCGCCGCGCTCAAGAAGGCGCTGGCCGCCGGCGGCTACGATGTGGAGAAGAACAACAGCCGCATCAAGCTGGGGCTCAAGAGCCTCGTCAACAAAGGCACTTTGGTGCAGACCAAGGGCACCGGTGCCTCGGGCTCGTTCCGCCTCAGCAAGAAGCCGGGTGAGGTAAAGGAGAAGGCTCCCAGGAAGAAGACAGCGGCAGCCAAGCCCAAGAAGCCGGCGGCTAAGAAACCTGCGGCTGCTGCCAAGAAGCCCAAGAAGGCAGTGGCAGTGAAGAAGAGCCCCAAGAGAGTCAAGAAGCCGGCGGCTGCTGCCACCAAGAAGGCAGGAAAGAGCCCCAAGAAGGTGACTAAGGCTGCCAAGCCCAAGAAGGCAGTGGCTGCCAAGAGCCCGGCCAAGGCGAAAGCAGTGAAGCCCAAAACTGCTAAGCCCAAGGCGGCCAAACCCAAGGCAGCCAAGGCGAAGAAGGCGGCACCCAAGAAGAAGTAA